In Festucalex cinctus isolate MCC-2025b chromosome 21, RoL_Fcin_1.0, whole genome shotgun sequence, one genomic interval encodes:
- the LOC144010905 gene encoding low choriolytic enzyme-like: MTITIQTTFGKHRGECWSQLGRQRRRQYISLQKNGCVNHGTVQHEVLHALGFHHEQVRSDRDNHVEIKFENINPVHRHNFWKVKTNNLRTPYDFNSIMHYTKFAFSKNGKPTIVAKRDPNLKFGLSRKMSSNDIKRVNALYKCRRFCFW, translated from the exons ATGACAATTACCATCCAGACGACTTTTGGAAAGCACAGAGGAGA GTGCTGGTCACAGCTTGGTCGTCAGCGGAGAAGACAGTACATCTCTTTGCAAAAAAATGGCTGCGTGAACCATGGCACGGTGCAGCACGAAGTTCTTCATGCTCTCGGATTCCACCATGAGCAAGTTCGGTCTGACAGAGACAATCATGTCGAGATTAAGTTTGAGAACATCAATCCGG TACATCGTCACAACTTTTGGAAGgtgaagacaaacaacttgcgTACTCCATACGACTTCAACTCGATCATGCATTACACCAA ATTCGCCTTCTCCAAAAACGGAAAACCAACCATTGTTGCTAAAAGAGATCCTAACCTCAAGTTTGGTCTTTCAAGGAAGATGAGCAGCAATGACATTAAACGTGTCAATGCTCTCTATAAATGCCgtaggttttgtttttggtag